A genome region from Kineosporia corallincola includes the following:
- a CDS encoding M14 family zinc carboxypeptidase, protein MTLPAWLLGEIATVPAYDGFAGVDELDAGLHRIAGHYPEVASLSRCGSSGQGHPIWCLTVDLPGDVPEALAYGLPHPNEPIGGLTALHLAERLCADAGLRERLGHRWRIVACADPDGLRLNEGWLRGPFTRAHYSRHFYRPAGRDQVEWTFPINHEDAYFDEVLPETQALMRVMDEHRPALVASLHNSELGGAYYWMSRAEPDLHPVLQQIPVHLGIPLHRGEGEADGLEMLGEAIYEAAPLEKVYARSVADGGQWVQQGGSSTWYCGRWNALMLVSELPYWLDPAADDTRASGVGHRDALLANAERLEDAAGTITGILADVEGHLMAPASPFWRATRFYAGFLAEAGPARRARAGETDPGRIATVAEANSLDSNVHEWRLRYGGILRRALRGEVAVGNLSGPVRSALAEIESRYETWLAADHRNAELAPIEINRLVGVQYAATVSAAAHLAGKLD, encoded by the coding sequence ATGACCCTTCCGGCCTGGCTGCTCGGCGAGATCGCCACGGTGCCCGCGTACGACGGGTTCGCCGGTGTGGACGAGCTCGACGCCGGGCTGCACCGGATCGCCGGGCACTACCCGGAGGTGGCCTCGCTCAGCCGGTGCGGCAGTTCCGGCCAGGGCCACCCGATCTGGTGCCTCACCGTGGACCTGCCCGGTGACGTGCCGGAGGCGCTGGCCTACGGGTTGCCGCACCCGAACGAGCCGATCGGCGGGCTGACCGCGCTGCACCTGGCCGAGCGGTTGTGTGCCGACGCCGGGCTGCGCGAGCGGCTGGGGCACCGCTGGCGGATCGTGGCCTGTGCCGACCCGGACGGTCTGCGGCTCAACGAGGGCTGGCTGCGCGGGCCGTTCACCCGCGCTCACTACTCCCGGCACTTCTACCGGCCGGCCGGTCGGGACCAGGTGGAGTGGACGTTCCCGATCAACCACGAGGACGCCTATTTCGACGAGGTGCTGCCCGAGACCCAGGCACTGATGCGGGTGATGGACGAGCACCGGCCCGCCCTGGTCGCGTCGCTGCACAACAGCGAGCTGGGCGGGGCGTACTACTGGATGAGCCGCGCCGAACCCGATCTGCACCCGGTGCTTCAGCAGATCCCGGTGCACCTGGGCATCCCGCTGCACCGGGGCGAGGGCGAGGCGGACGGCCTGGAGATGCTCGGCGAGGCGATCTACGAGGCGGCGCCGCTGGAGAAGGTGTACGCGCGCAGCGTCGCCGACGGCGGGCAGTGGGTGCAGCAGGGCGGTTCGAGCACCTGGTACTGCGGCCGCTGGAACGCGCTGATGCTGGTCAGTGAGCTGCCCTACTGGCTGGACCCGGCGGCGGACGACACCCGCGCCTCCGGCGTCGGTCATCGTGACGCCCTGCTGGCGAACGCGGAACGGCTTGAGGACGCCGCGGGCACGATCACGGGGATCCTCGCCGATGTCGAGGGTCACCTGATGGCGCCGGCGTCCCCGTTCTGGCGGGCCACCCGGTTCTACGCCGGTTTCCTGGCCGAGGCCGGGCCGGCCAGACGGGCGCGGGCCGGCGAGACCGATCCCGGGCGCATCGCCACCGTGGCCGAGGCGAACTCGCTGGACTCGAACGTGCACGAATGGCGCCTGCGCTACGGCGGCATCCTGCGCCGGGCCCTGCGGGGCGAGGTCGCCGTCGGCAATCTGAGCGGGCCGGTGCGCTCCGCGCTCGCCGAGATCGAGAGCAGGTACGAGACCTGGCTCGCCGCCGACCACCGCAACGCCGAACTGGCCCCGATCGAGATCAACCGCCTGGTCGGGGTGCAGTACGCCGCGACCGTCTCCGCGGCCGCCCACCTGGCCGGAAAGCTGGACTGA
- a CDS encoding FMN-binding negative transcriptional regulator, with product MHVFTEYGRQEAAWIWRLVDENPFALLITTGDGVPRATHVPVLWAPTADRQGPVEGATVLGHLAAVNEQTRDLAAEDATAMLAVSGPHAYVSPSTYQAEQAAPTWNYAAVHLTGAVRVLDADESLDVIHRTVQHLESSREEPWDPSGSLAYWRRILPGVRAFAMTVTSVSAQFKLSQDKPADVRARVRADVGDDVARWMERTDPDRALVGAPWEGRR from the coding sequence ATGCATGTGTTCACCGAGTACGGCCGGCAGGAAGCCGCCTGGATCTGGCGGCTCGTCGACGAGAACCCGTTCGCCCTGCTGATCACCACGGGGGACGGCGTTCCGCGCGCGACTCACGTGCCCGTGCTCTGGGCGCCCACCGCCGACCGCCAGGGTCCGGTGGAGGGCGCCACGGTGCTCGGCCACCTGGCCGCCGTCAACGAGCAGACCCGCGACCTGGCCGCCGAGGACGCCACCGCGATGCTGGCGGTGTCCGGCCCCCACGCCTACGTCAGCCCGTCCACCTACCAGGCCGAGCAGGCGGCTCCCACCTGGAACTACGCCGCGGTGCACCTGACCGGCGCGGTGCGGGTGCTGGACGCCGACGAGTCGCTGGACGTCATCCACCGCACGGTCCAGCACCTGGAATCCTCCCGCGAGGAGCCCTGGGACCCGTCCGGCTCGCTCGCCTACTGGCGGCGGATCCTGCCCGGGGTGCGAGCCTTCGCGATGACCGTGACCTCGGTGTCGGCCCAGTTCAAGCTGAGCCAGGACAAGCCCGCCGACGTCCGCGCCCGGGTGCGGGCCGATGTCGGCGATGACGTGGCCCGGTGGATGGAGCGCACCGATCCGGACCGGGCGCTGGTCGGGGCTCCGTGGGAGGGGAGGCGGTGA
- a CDS encoding transposase: MENCLPLAQLAQHVSAFAEMMTRRTGNRNLNTWLAQVNAATDQPELKSLARGLLTDYDAVRAGLPLPYSSGPVEGHNTRIKMIKRKLYGRANLDLLRKVVLLAP, encoded by the coding sequence TTGGAGAACTGCCTACCCCTGGCTCAACTGGCACAGCATGTCAGCGCCTTCGCCGAGATGATGACCAGACGAACCGGCAACCGTAATCTGAACACCTGGCTTGCGCAGGTGAACGCTGCTACCGATCAACCCGAGCTGAAATCCTTGGCCCGTGGCCTGCTCACCGACTACGACGCCGTGCGCGCAGGACTGCCCCTGCCCTACTCCAGCGGACCAGTCGAAGGCCACAACACCCGCATCAAGATGATCAAGCGCAAGCTCTACGGACGCGCCAACCTCGACCTGCTCCGCAAAGTGGTCCTGTTAGCACCATGA